From the genome of Frankiaceae bacterium:
CGCTCATGGGCGACGGCATCGGGCACGTCGCGCTGACCGGCGTGGGCCTGTCGCTCCTGCTGGGAACGGCACCGTTGCCGACGGCCGTCGTCCTCGCGGTGGCCGGTGCCGTCGCGATCGAGCTGCTGCGCGAACGCGGCGGCGCCACCGGCGACGTCGCCCTCGCTCTGCTGTTCTACGGCGGCATCGCCGGCGGCGTCCTTCTCACGAACGTCTCCGATGCCGCGACCACGACGACGCTGGTGTCGTACCTCTTCGGCTCGGTCAGCACGGTCACCGGCGGCGACCTGTGGGTCATCACGGCGCTGGCGTTGCTCGTCCTCGGCGTCGTGGCCGTCTTCGGGCGCGAGCTGTTCTCCGTCTGCTACGACGAGGAGGTCGCGCGCGCGTCGGGGCTGCCCGTCCGCCTGCTCAACCTCCTCATCGCCGTCACCGCCGCCCTGACCGTCGCGCTCGCCATGCGCGTCGTCGGGCTGCTGCTCGTCTCCGCGCTCATGGTCGTGCCGGTGGCGGCGATGCAGCAGGTGGCCCGGTCGTTCCGGGCCACCCTGCTCGGCTCGCTCGTCATCGGCGTGGCGGTCAGCGTGGGGGGTCTCGTGGCGGCGTACTACCTCGACCTCGCGCCGGGCGCGGCGATCGTGCTGCTCGCGATCGGCGTGTTCGCGGTGACGTCTGTGGCAGGGAGGGCGCGATGAGGCCGACCCGGCAGCGTTCCGCGGTGGCCGCCGCGCTCGGCACGTCCGAGGGGTTCCGCAGCGCGCAGGACCTGTACGAGGCGATGCGCGCGGCCGGCGAACGCGTCGGCCTCACCACCGTCTACCGCACGCTGCAGGCGATGGCGGCGGCGGGCGAGGTGGACGTGCTGCGTACGGCCGACGGCGAGAGTGTCTACCGGCGCTGCCGCAGCGACGCGCACCACCACCACCTCGTGTGCCGGTCCTGCGGCACGACGGTGGAGCTGCCCGGCGACGAGGTCGAGGCGTGGACGGCCCAGGTCGCGGAGGAGCACGGCTTCACGGACACGACGCACACCGTCGAGGTGTTCGGCGTCTGCGCCCGCTGCCGCTGACCCGGTCGCCGCGCCAACTTCCGGTGCGCGCCCCACACGCGAGGGGGCGTACGCCACTGGAAGCTGAGCGGGCGCTGAGCTACGCCCGCGCGCGCCGGCGGCGCAACGTCACCGCGGCCACACCCAGCAGCACCGCGACCGTCGGCGCGATGTCGCCGAGGCCGGTCGTCGCGAGGTCGTCGTCGTCCTCGTCGTCGTCCTTGCCCTCGTTGTCGCCAGGACCCTTCACCGGGTCGATGCCGAGGCCGGAGGCGTCCCACTTGATGGCGTTCTCCATGATGAACAGCCCGGAGTACGTCAGCGCGTAGTCGCGCAGGCCGTAGCGGTGGTCCTCGTCCTCACTCGGAGTCGGCAGCGCGCCGCCGATCACCTTGATCGAGCCGCCGCCGTGCGCGATGTGGCCGAGCGTCGTGAACTGCTCGCCGGTCGTGCCGAGCACGGTGCCGCCTGCCTCGGTGAACGCCGCCGTCCCGACCGCCGTCATCGGCGACGCCGCGCCGCCGATGCCGTAGCCGAGGATCGCCGCCTCGACGAGCTGCCGCGCGTTGCTGCGCAGGCCCTTGATGAGGTTGTCCTCGTTGTCGAAGTCGATGTCGCTGTACGGCTGGTACACGCTGATGTCGTCGATGTCTGCCTTGTCGACGACGCCGAGGTCGCCGAGCGCGTAGATGGCCCGGTCGGTCAGCACGAGGTTGCCGCCGCGGCGGACCCACGCGCCGATGTTCTTGAAGTACGCCGTCTTGTCGACCGGCCTGCCGAGCCCGTCCTTCGGCACCGTGAAGTCCGCCAGCACCAGCGAGTCGACGGCGTCCAGCGTGGCCGGGTCGTTCGCGATGTCGGCGGCCTGCAGCTTGAGGAACGGCTTCGTCATGAGCTTCGACGCGTCGGTGAAGTACGTCATGTTCGTCGCGCGGTACGGCTTCTGCACGACCGGCTTGCCGTCCTCGCCGATGCCGTCGCCGTCGGGCCCTGGCTTGGTGACGACGCCGTTGGCGTCGCTGTCGGTGACGACGGCGGGGTTGAAGACGTAGCCGGGCTGACCGATCGGGTTGACCTTGAAGTTGGAGGAGTTGAACTCCTGCTCCTGGAACAGCGCGTACGCCATCGCCGTCTTGATGATCGCGCGCGAGGCGTTGACGTGGTTCTCCTGCAGGTACACCGTCCAGAACTTGTCGGGCGCGGTGTGGTTCAGGAAGATCTCGTAGTCCATCCCGGTGACGCCGATGTCCGCGGCGAGGTAGTCGCCGATGAACCCGGTGTCGGTGTAGCCCAGGGTGTCCCAGACCGTCGCCCAGTGGGCCGGCATCGTCGGGATCGTGTTGCCGATCTGGTTCTGGCAGTCGTCGGGGTCGGGCACGAAGTCGCAGACGGGACCCTCGACGCCCTCGCCCTCGTCGCCGCCGGTCTGCGCCTCGATCTGGTCCTGGATGCCGGCGTAGAGGGTCGCGTCGATGACCGACTTGGTGCGCTCGGCGATGGACATGAGCTGCCGGTGCTTGACCGAGTCGAACTGCCCGGCCGGATACATGATGTCGACGTACGCGCGCGACGTGAGCTCGCCGTGGATGTCGGCGCCGTACGCCAGCTTGCCCGGCACCCCGCGCGCGGCGATCTCGTCCATGACCTGCGTGCCGAACTTCATCTCGTTCTCCTGCAGCGGGTTGCGCAGGGAGTTGATGCGGCCGATGGTCGGCATCTGGCGGTTGAGGTCGGTGCCCATGCCGTTGCCGCGCTCGTACGGCAGCGGCGCCGGGTCGATGTTGACGGTGTCGCCGAGCGCCCAGCCGTCGGGGTTGAACGACGCGAACCAGACGTCCTCCTTGGCGAGCACGTCGGCGACCTCGTACGTGTGGAACTCCGGCTCGCGACCGGTGGAGGTGTTGTAGCCCTCGACGCCGTCGGTGATGGTGCCGCCGCCCTCGGCCGCCATCGCGAGGTCCTCGATCGCGCGCAGGCCGCCCTCGAGGCCGCCGCGCTCGTTGCCGTGGACCGACAGCGAGAAGAACAGCGTCTGCTTGCCCTTCTCCGGCACGGTGTGGTCGGTGAGCCGGATGAGGTGGATGTCGAAGCCGTCGCCGGTGTCGCCGTCCTCGCCGGCCCGGATGCCGTCGAAGCCGGCGCTGACGGCGTTGGGGTTGCCGGTCATCTCGCGCAGCGTCGTCACCGACACCCACCGCGGGTACTTGATCGCCATGTACTCGATGCCGTGCTGGTACTCGATGAACCCGGTGCCCGGCTGCGGCTGGAACTGCACGTAGCCCTGCGTCAGCGCGGCCTCGGGGAAGATGCGCAGCCCGCACTCGGCGAGCGGCGGGCCGCCCTTGTAGCCGTCGGTGCAGACGGGCGTCGCGCTCGCTGGCGCCACCCCCATGACCACGGTCGCGAACGGGATCGCGAGCAGAATCGGGAGGAGGCGGCGTACGACGCGCATGAGG
Proteins encoded in this window:
- a CDS encoding Fur family transcriptional regulator translates to MRPTRQRSAVAAALGTSEGFRSAQDLYEAMRAAGERVGLTTVYRTLQAMAAAGEVDVLRTADGESVYRRCRSDAHHHHLVCRSCGTTVELPGDEVEAWTAQVAEEHGFTDTTHTVEVFGVCARCR
- a CDS encoding metal ABC transporter permease, coding for MTLLSLEFMRRALIAAALVGVTAPAIGTFLVQRRLALMGDGIGHVALTGVGLSLLLGTAPLPTAVVLAVAGAVAIELLRERGGATGDVALALLFYGGIAGGVLLTNVSDAATTTTLVSYLFGSVSTVTGGDLWVITALALLVLGVVAVFGRELFSVCYDEEVARASGLPVRLLNLLIAVTAALTVALAMRVVGLLLVSALMVVPVAAMQQVARSFRATLLGSLVIGVAVSVGGLVAAYYLDLAPGAAIVLLAIGVFAVTSVAGRAR